A window from Cryptomeria japonica chromosome 1, Sugi_1.0, whole genome shotgun sequence encodes these proteins:
- the LOC131070918 gene encoding uncharacterized protein At4g06598 — translation MASHMKGKTQPVNWSYSPRQSHLPPKSPFPSMGPTFVEYGPSHFTGQKSFTHASGGYRQHQRTSSESFLIEEQPSWLDDLLNEPETPVKKGSHRRSASDSAAFLEVPIAASRIENIAEEEEFDISNLTSRPSWGSSNFDRLDKENRASNSYQAKTKKPPIRSWEASARESHKTANLGTSSLTQDADNDTMCAISREEAHEHDVYIATSSGLEGSDSSLSKLADLDMDPKRAKQQFAQRSRVRKLQYISELERNVSVLQAEESEVSAEVAFLNQQRLILTLENQALKQRVAGLAQEKMIKDAEHELLMKEVQRLKLLYQQQQFQQHPSLQSSPVQQIPSSLDFDLQQLPFSKLNHGTLKQESKPALGSGGFGLVKQMGGLSLGVNKNDEGMTCRNGSSEVFKGNIPSACMIAGTGKKHEGRR, via the exons ATGGCAAGTCACATGAAAGGAAAAACACAGCCTGTAAACTGGTCTTATTCACCAAGGCAGTCCCATCTTCCTCCCAAGAGTCCATTCCCAAGCATGGGGCCAACTTTTGTAGAGTATGGTCCTAGTCATTTCACGGGACAGAAAAGCTTTACACATGCAAGCGGAGGATATAGACAGCATCAACGGACTTCTTCAGAAAGTTTTCTCATAGAAGAGCAGCCTTCCTGGCTTGATGATCTGCTTAATGAACCTGAAACACCAGTCAAGAAGGGTTCTCATCGACGTTCTGCAAGTGACTCTGCTGCTTTTTTAGAAGTTCCTATTGCAGCTTCAAGAATAGAAAACAttgcagaagaggaggagtttgATATCAGCAATTTAACATCTCGACCTTCATGGGGGTCTTCAAATTTTGACAGACTTGATAAGGAAAATCGAGCATCTAACTCTTATCAGGCAAAGACAAAAAAACCGCCTATTAGAAGCTGGGAAGCTTCTGCAAGGGAGAGTCATAAAACTGCAAACTTGGGGACATCATCTCTTACACAAGATGCTGATAATGATACAATGTGTGCAATTTCACGGGAAGAGGCACATGAACATGATGTATATATTGCCACAAGTTCTGGTTTAGAGGGCAGTGACTCCTCACTTAGTAAACTAGCTGATCTTGATATGGATCCAAAGCGAGCAAAGCA GCAATTTGCTCAGCGCTCTCGTGTTAGGAAGCTACAGTATATTTCTGAACTAGAAAGAAATGTCAGTGTACTGCAG GCTGAGGAATCAGAAGTTTCAGCTGAAGTGGCTTTTTTAAATCAACAACGCTTAATATTGACACTAGAGAACCAAGCTCTTAAGCAGCGTGTAGCTGGTCTTGCTCAAGAGAAGATGATCAAAGATG CTGAACATGAACTGCTGATGAAGGaagtacaaagattgaaacttttgTACCAACAGCAGCAATTCCAGCAGCACCCTTCATTACAGTCAAGCCCTGTACAACAAATTCCAAGTTCTCTTGATTTTGACTTACAGCAGTTGCCGTTCAGCAAGTTGAATCATGGGACTTTGAAGCAAGAGTCAAAGCCTGCTCTAGGAAGTGGTGGTTTTGGACTGGTAAAACAAATGGGGGGACTGTCTTTGGGAGTTAACAAAAATGATGAGGGAATGACTTGTAGGAATGGAAGCTCAGAGGTTTTCAAGGGTAACATACCTTCTGCCTGCATGATAGCTGGTACTGGAAAAAAGCATGAAGGCAGAAGGTGA